A stretch of Myxococcus hansupus DNA encodes these proteins:
- a CDS encoding phosphoribosylaminoimidazolesuccinocarboxamide synthase, giving the protein MNTSALHAQLPLTLQQTDLPALGQHYRGKVRETYRQDDRLILVTTDRLSAFDHILTTIPFKGEVLNRLAAFWFERTKHIVPNHVLDVPDANVTVARACQPFSVEVVVRGYLTGSLWRDYQKGTHTAYGLPFPDGLRKDEAFPAPIITPSTKAEYGMHDEPISEEALLARGLASPRDWARITEAALGLFAEGQKWARSRGLILVDTKYEFGKVGDTLYVIDEMHTPDSSRYWVADEYEARFAKGEDQRMLDKENIRQWLIRERNFSGQGTPPPIPDDVRVDLATKYVAAYEHITGTTLTLEAGDVKARIERNLREQGYLK; this is encoded by the coding sequence GTGAACACCTCCGCACTTCACGCGCAGCTTCCCCTCACCCTCCAGCAGACGGACCTTCCCGCGCTCGGCCAGCACTACCGCGGCAAGGTGCGTGAGACGTACCGGCAGGATGACCGGCTCATCCTCGTGACGACGGACCGGTTGTCCGCGTTCGACCACATCCTCACCACCATCCCCTTCAAGGGCGAGGTGCTCAACCGACTCGCGGCCTTCTGGTTCGAGCGCACGAAGCACATCGTCCCCAACCACGTGCTGGACGTGCCCGACGCGAACGTCACCGTGGCCCGCGCCTGCCAGCCCTTCTCCGTGGAGGTCGTCGTGCGCGGCTACCTCACGGGGAGCCTGTGGCGCGACTACCAGAAGGGCACGCACACGGCCTATGGGCTGCCCTTCCCGGATGGGCTGCGCAAGGACGAGGCCTTCCCCGCTCCCATCATCACCCCGTCCACCAAGGCCGAGTACGGCATGCACGACGAGCCCATCTCGGAGGAGGCGCTTCTGGCGCGGGGACTGGCCAGCCCTCGCGACTGGGCGCGCATCACCGAGGCCGCGCTGGGCCTCTTCGCCGAAGGGCAGAAGTGGGCGCGCTCGCGGGGCCTCATCCTGGTGGATACGAAGTACGAGTTCGGCAAGGTGGGCGACACGCTCTACGTCATCGACGAGATGCACACCCCGGACTCCAGCCGCTACTGGGTGGCGGACGAGTACGAGGCGCGCTTCGCGAAGGGCGAGGACCAGCGCATGCTCGACAAGGAGAACATCCGCCAGTGGCTCATCCGCGAGCGGAACTTCTCCGGCCAGGGCACGCCCCCGCCCATCCCCGATGACGTGCGCGTGGACCTGGCCACCAAGTACGTGGCCGCCTACGAGCACATCACCGGCACGACGTTGACGCTCGAAGCGGGCGACGTGAAGGCCCGCATCGAGCGCAACCTGCGAGAGCAGGGCTACCTGAAGTAG
- a CDS encoding OmpA family protein: protein MRGFSLRGAATRLAILGLLLASVAAHADHDPFARGFDAVPVKATAAQHSGIALEGTSNALPVGSFRAALLFDFNWRILALKLGDEKLGDLLPYRLDAHLLFAYQLHERLELAVDIPVTLLQGDNFQLLRDALNAPNFPGAAGVGRTTMGDIRLLPRVHLLDREKFPVGVSLVAEVRLPTGSASSFTGERGVLWAPRVALEQRFTSLPVPIRVLGNVGVRLRPHAQYLNLLVDDELTLGAGAIAELPNMGRFTDVEAVAEMHLGTPLVRPFNFDQADSLKTPWEALVGARAKVWGNWGMELNVGRGINVSSGYGREALRVMFAVRYDETFIDSDGDGIPDVRDRCPNEPEDIDGFQDSDGCPDPDNDGDGIPDGEDGCPNEKGPKHTKGCPDPNYDTDGDGVVDGEDACVDKPGPKSNKGCPEDDNDTDGDGIPDRLDKCPDKPGPKDYDGCPDTDGDEVPDNEDDCPEQFGPPENNGCPYDSPPYVVVESDRIRIKGNVLFETGSAVIQKQSYPLLDEVATVLRKNPTLGPVLIEGHTDNRGSRPLNMGLSDRRAKSVLEYLVGRGIDRKRLSSKGFGFDNPIATNDTALGRAKNRRVDFRLVRSEVETEKKETVVPAGQQPPSSASQPAKKP from the coding sequence ATGCGAGGCTTCAGCTTGCGCGGCGCTGCCACCCGACTCGCCATACTGGGCCTGCTTCTGGCCTCGGTGGCCGCACACGCCGACCACGACCCGTTCGCCCGCGGATTCGACGCCGTCCCAGTGAAGGCCACCGCCGCGCAGCACAGCGGCATCGCACTGGAAGGCACGAGCAACGCGCTGCCCGTCGGCAGCTTCCGCGCGGCACTCCTCTTCGACTTCAACTGGCGCATCCTCGCCCTCAAACTGGGCGACGAGAAGCTGGGCGACCTCCTGCCCTACCGGCTCGATGCGCACCTGCTGTTCGCGTATCAGCTCCATGAGCGCCTGGAACTGGCGGTGGACATCCCCGTCACGCTGCTCCAGGGCGACAACTTCCAACTGCTGCGCGATGCGCTCAACGCGCCCAACTTCCCGGGTGCCGCGGGCGTGGGCCGCACCACGATGGGCGACATCCGCCTGCTGCCGCGCGTCCACCTGCTGGACCGCGAGAAGTTCCCGGTGGGCGTGTCGCTCGTCGCCGAGGTCCGGCTGCCCACCGGCAGCGCCTCCAGCTTCACCGGCGAGCGCGGCGTGCTGTGGGCGCCTCGCGTCGCGCTGGAGCAGCGCTTCACCTCGCTGCCCGTGCCCATCCGCGTGCTCGGCAACGTGGGCGTGCGGCTGCGGCCGCATGCGCAGTACCTCAACCTGCTCGTGGATGACGAGCTGACGCTGGGCGCCGGCGCCATCGCGGAGCTGCCCAACATGGGCCGCTTCACGGACGTGGAGGCCGTGGCGGAAATGCACCTGGGCACCCCGCTGGTGCGCCCCTTCAACTTCGACCAGGCCGACTCGCTCAAGACGCCGTGGGAGGCCCTGGTGGGCGCCCGCGCGAAGGTCTGGGGCAACTGGGGCATGGAGCTGAATGTCGGCCGAGGCATCAACGTGTCCAGCGGCTATGGCCGCGAGGCGCTGCGGGTCATGTTCGCGGTGCGCTACGACGAGACGTTCATCGACTCGGACGGCGACGGCATCCCCGACGTCCGCGACCGCTGCCCCAACGAGCCCGAGGACATCGACGGCTTCCAGGACAGCGACGGCTGCCCCGACCCGGACAATGACGGCGACGGCATCCCCGACGGCGAGGACGGCTGCCCCAACGAGAAGGGCCCCAAGCACACCAAGGGCTGCCCGGACCCGAACTACGACACGGACGGTGACGGCGTCGTCGACGGCGAGGACGCGTGCGTCGACAAGCCGGGCCCCAAGTCCAACAAGGGCTGCCCGGAGGACGACAACGACACCGACGGCGACGGCATCCCCGACCGGCTCGACAAGTGCCCGGACAAGCCCGGCCCGAAGGATTACGACGGCTGCCCGGACACCGACGGTGACGAGGTGCCCGACAACGAGGACGACTGCCCCGAGCAGTTCGGTCCGCCGGAGAACAACGGCTGCCCGTACGACTCGCCGCCGTACGTCGTCGTCGAGTCCGACCGCATCCGCATCAAGGGCAACGTGCTCTTCGAGACGGGCTCCGCCGTCATCCAGAAGCAGTCGTATCCGCTGCTCGACGAGGTGGCGACGGTGCTGCGGAAGAACCCGACGCTGGGCCCGGTGCTCATCGAAGGCCACACCGACAACCGCGGCTCGCGCCCCCTGAACATGGGCCTGTCCGACCGCCGCGCGAAGTCCGTGCTCGAGTACCTGGTGGGCCGGGGCATCGACCGCAAGCGCCTCAGCTCCAAGGGCTTCGGCTTCGACAACCCCATCGCGACCAACGACACCGCGCTGGGCCGCGCGAAGAACCGGCGCGTCGACTTCCGACTCGTGCGCTCCGAGGTGGAGACGGAGAAGAAGGAGACCGTCGTCCCGGCGGGTCAGCAGCCTCCGTCCTCGGCCTCGCAGCCGGCGAAGAAGCCGTGA
- a CDS encoding M16 family metallopeptidase: MKTRALMSLTALLGLAGCATTPTAPPPDENAPPPAVPAQAAPPQKAALPERPESVPAKPLGQPKPLQTVVLARPDTPIVSFRLVFHTGSVDDPKGKEGLTALTAQLMAEGGTQKLSAAQLLEALYPMAAELDVFVDKEFTTFSGRVHKDFLSRFQDLFTDVLLAPRLDSAELERLRANAISDVENGLRSANDEALGKAALEALIYEGHPYAHFTGGTVQGLKAITLDDVKGHAQRVFTQDRLVVGLAGAVDDTLTQSLTSRLTALPSTGSPRVQLPAVPTTAGRTVIIQKPTLSTAVSMGFVNPIRRGDPDFFPVALAMANLGEHRQFIGVLFNELREKRGLNYGDYAYAEHFIESPGSTYNRTNIARTQQDLTLWLRPVVPANGVFATRGAVFFLNQMVTEGLSQERLDLMRGYLQGYTRLWEQTDQRRLGYAIDGLFYDTPNFLEQYREAMTKMTPQSVQDALRRHVQPGALNYAFVTEDAEGLANTLRSGEPTPITYASPKSAELLEQDKAISSSKLPLRPEAIQILPAQQFMEK; the protein is encoded by the coding sequence ATGAAGACCCGCGCACTCATGTCTCTCACCGCCCTGCTGGGGCTCGCCGGCTGCGCCACCACGCCCACGGCCCCGCCTCCGGACGAGAACGCTCCGCCCCCCGCGGTGCCCGCCCAGGCCGCGCCGCCGCAAAAGGCCGCGCTTCCCGAGCGCCCCGAGTCCGTGCCCGCCAAGCCCCTGGGCCAGCCCAAACCCCTGCAGACCGTGGTCCTCGCCCGGCCGGACACGCCCATCGTCTCCTTCCGACTCGTCTTCCACACCGGCTCCGTGGATGACCCGAAGGGCAAGGAGGGCCTCACCGCCCTCACCGCGCAGCTCATGGCGGAGGGCGGCACGCAGAAGCTCTCAGCGGCGCAGCTCCTGGAGGCCCTCTACCCCATGGCCGCCGAGCTGGACGTCTTCGTGGACAAGGAGTTCACGACGTTCTCCGGCCGCGTCCACAAGGACTTCCTGTCGCGCTTCCAGGACCTCTTCACCGACGTCCTCCTGGCCCCGCGCCTGGACTCGGCCGAGCTGGAGCGCCTGCGCGCCAACGCCATCAGCGATGTGGAAAACGGCCTGCGCAGCGCCAACGACGAGGCGCTCGGCAAGGCCGCGCTGGAGGCCCTCATCTACGAAGGCCATCCCTACGCGCACTTCACCGGCGGCACCGTGCAGGGCTTGAAGGCCATCACGCTGGACGACGTGAAGGGCCACGCCCAGCGCGTCTTCACCCAGGACCGGCTCGTGGTGGGGCTCGCGGGCGCGGTGGACGACACGCTCACGCAGTCGCTCACCTCGCGACTGACGGCGCTGCCCTCCACGGGCTCGCCCCGGGTGCAACTGCCCGCCGTGCCGACGACGGCCGGCCGCACCGTCATCATCCAGAAGCCCACGCTCTCCACCGCCGTCAGCATGGGCTTCGTCAATCCCATCCGCCGTGGCGACCCGGACTTCTTCCCGGTGGCCCTGGCCATGGCGAACCTGGGCGAGCACCGGCAGTTCATCGGCGTGCTCTTCAACGAGCTGCGCGAGAAGCGCGGCCTCAACTACGGCGACTACGCCTACGCCGAGCACTTCATCGAGTCGCCTGGCTCCACGTACAACCGCACCAACATCGCGCGCACCCAGCAGGATTTGACGCTGTGGCTGCGCCCCGTGGTGCCCGCCAACGGCGTGTTCGCCACGCGCGGCGCCGTGTTCTTCCTGAACCAAATGGTGACGGAGGGCCTCTCCCAGGAGCGGCTCGACCTGATGCGCGGCTACCTGCAGGGCTACACGCGTCTGTGGGAGCAGACCGACCAGCGGCGACTGGGCTACGCCATTGATGGCCTCTTCTACGACACGCCCAACTTCCTGGAGCAGTACCGCGAGGCGATGACGAAGATGACGCCGCAGTCCGTGCAGGACGCGCTGCGCCGCCACGTGCAGCCGGGCGCGCTCAACTACGCCTTCGTCACCGAGGACGCGGAGGGGCTCGCCAACACGCTGCGCTCCGGTGAACCGACGCCCATCACCTACGCGTCCCCCAAGTCGGCGGAGCTTCTGGAACAGGACAAAGCCATCTCCAGCTCCAAGCTCCCGCTGCGTCCGGAGGCCATCCAAATCCTCCCCGCGCAGCAGTTCATGGAGAAATAA
- a CDS encoding RNA methyltransferase, translating to MRPGEQLTVVLHQTRSTDNLGAVARIMANFGFSRLILSEPVLKSIEGAEKLAVKSDFVLKGMEVASDLSEALKDCVYAVGTTSRTQLKGRETLMPEEAIRRLAEQSARGRVALVFGGEQRGMSDEDLARCTDVLAIPTAAVQPSMNLAQSSAVLLYLCHRQSLTPTPVAEDEAPGAKLGTLGALAKRMREVMLRADFLNPQAPQHVLNELEQTLMRARLTQREAELWLNAFKHLDRAVTRGAST from the coding sequence ATGCGGCCCGGCGAGCAGCTCACCGTTGTCCTTCATCAGACGCGTTCCACCGACAACCTCGGAGCGGTGGCCCGCATCATGGCCAACTTCGGATTCTCACGGCTGATTCTGTCCGAGCCGGTGCTCAAATCCATCGAGGGCGCGGAGAAGCTCGCGGTCAAAAGCGACTTCGTCCTGAAGGGCATGGAGGTGGCGTCTGACCTCTCCGAAGCGCTGAAGGACTGCGTGTATGCCGTGGGCACGACGTCTCGTACCCAGCTCAAGGGGCGCGAGACGTTGATGCCGGAAGAGGCCATCCGCAGGCTCGCGGAGCAGAGCGCGCGCGGCCGCGTGGCGCTCGTCTTTGGCGGCGAGCAGCGAGGCATGTCCGACGAGGACTTGGCGCGCTGCACGGACGTGCTGGCGATTCCCACGGCGGCGGTGCAGCCGTCCATGAACCTGGCGCAGTCGTCCGCGGTGCTGCTGTACCTCTGCCACCGTCAGTCGCTCACGCCCACGCCGGTGGCGGAGGACGAAGCGCCGGGCGCGAAGCTGGGCACGTTGGGCGCGCTGGCGAAGCGGATGCGCGAGGTGATGCTGCGTGCGGACTTCCTCAACCCGCAGGCACCGCAGCACGTGCTCAACGAGTTGGAGCAGACCTTGATGCGAGCGCGGTTGACCCAGCGCGAGGCGGAGCTTTGGCTCAACGCCTTCAAACATCTGGACCGCGCGGTGACGCGGGGCGCCTCCACCTGA
- the purB gene encoding adenylosuccinate lyase, whose translation MIPRYSRQEMSSLWSDEARYSRWRDVELAALEGMVEAGLAPREALADCLARAGDFTPQDAAKIEEIERTTKHDVIAFLTFMEERVGPSARWLHLGMTSSDVLDTSLALTLRDALDLILKDVDRVMAAVEKRAFEHKHTLQMGRSHGIHAEPITFGHKLAIWYDELRRARVRLEHARDVIAVGKISGAVGTFAHLPPAVEEHVCRKLGLKPAPASSQVVQRDRHAEFFTALALLGSSIEKFAVEIRHLQRTEVREAEEPFTAGQKGSSAMPHKRNPILSENLTGLARLLRGYAVSAMEDVALWHERDISHSSVERVIGPDATILADFMLIRFARLMEDLRVYPEQMKKNLDLLGGVVNSQRLLLELARKGMDRQAAYVIVQRNAMKLYEEGLDFKQALLADEDLRKMMTPEEISDCFSPGYHTRHMDDVFQRVFGRSA comes from the coding sequence GTGATTCCGCGATACAGCCGTCAGGAGATGTCGTCCCTCTGGTCCGACGAGGCCCGTTACAGCCGTTGGCGTGACGTGGAGCTCGCCGCCCTGGAGGGCATGGTGGAGGCGGGGCTCGCGCCCCGCGAGGCGCTGGCGGACTGCCTTGCGCGCGCCGGCGACTTCACGCCGCAGGACGCGGCGAAAATCGAGGAGATTGAGCGCACCACCAAGCACGACGTCATCGCCTTCCTCACCTTCATGGAGGAGCGCGTCGGTCCCAGCGCGCGCTGGTTGCACCTGGGCATGACGTCGTCGGACGTGCTGGACACGTCGCTGGCGCTCACCCTGCGCGACGCGCTGGACCTCATCCTGAAGGATGTGGACCGCGTCATGGCCGCGGTGGAGAAGCGCGCCTTCGAGCACAAGCACACGCTGCAGATGGGCCGCAGCCACGGCATCCACGCGGAGCCCATCACCTTCGGGCACAAGCTGGCCATCTGGTACGACGAGCTGCGCCGCGCTCGTGTTCGCCTGGAGCACGCGCGAGACGTCATCGCCGTGGGCAAGATTTCCGGCGCGGTGGGCACCTTCGCGCACCTGCCTCCCGCGGTGGAGGAGCACGTCTGCCGCAAGCTGGGCCTCAAGCCGGCGCCGGCCTCCAGCCAGGTGGTGCAGCGAGACCGGCACGCGGAGTTCTTCACCGCGCTGGCGCTGCTGGGCTCGAGCATCGAGAAGTTCGCGGTGGAGATTCGCCACCTCCAGCGCACCGAGGTGCGTGAGGCGGAGGAGCCCTTCACCGCGGGACAGAAGGGTTCCAGCGCCATGCCGCACAAGCGCAACCCCATCCTGTCGGAGAACCTCACCGGCCTGGCCCGCCTGCTGCGCGGCTACGCGGTGAGCGCCATGGAGGACGTGGCGCTGTGGCACGAGCGGGACATCTCGCACTCCTCCGTGGAGCGCGTCATCGGCCCGGACGCCACCATCCTCGCGGACTTCATGCTCATCCGCTTCGCGCGGCTGATGGAGGACCTGCGCGTCTACCCGGAGCAGATGAAGAAGAACCTGGACCTGCTCGGCGGCGTGGTGAACTCGCAGCGGCTGCTGCTGGAGCTGGCGCGCAAGGGCATGGACCGGCAGGCCGCGTACGTCATCGTCCAGCGCAACGCGATGAAGCTGTACGAGGAGGGACTCGACTTCAAGCAGGCCCTGCTGGCGGACGAGGACCTGCGGAAGATGATGACGCCCGAGGAGATTTCGGACTGCTTCTCCCCGGGCTACCACACGCGCCACATGGACGACGTCTTCCAGCGCGTGTTCGGCCGGAGCGCTTAG
- a CDS encoding TlpA family protein disulfide reductase, whose protein sequence is MTESIGAPPPAPKPGGGGMKVVLGALAALGLGGVVYLGVLEAQRAKLVPDGTSAPSMEMARHGGGTLKLEDLKGQVVMLDFWATWCPPCREEMPALVKLAKEYEPQGLVFVAASRDDGDRAPKLVDAFMRNHLPDLAPYVVYADDNVARAFQVSALPTLYFLDRDGKVIDAQRGSLSEDAIRRRIDRALKAQ, encoded by the coding sequence GTGACGGAAAGCATCGGGGCTCCGCCTCCGGCCCCGAAGCCGGGCGGCGGTGGCATGAAGGTGGTACTGGGCGCGCTGGCGGCGTTGGGCCTGGGCGGCGTGGTGTATCTGGGCGTGCTGGAGGCTCAGCGAGCCAAGCTGGTTCCGGATGGGACGTCCGCGCCGTCCATGGAGATGGCGCGTCACGGCGGCGGGACGCTGAAGCTGGAGGACCTGAAGGGCCAGGTGGTGATGCTGGACTTCTGGGCGACCTGGTGCCCGCCGTGCCGTGAGGAGATGCCGGCGTTGGTGAAGCTCGCGAAGGAGTACGAGCCCCAGGGGCTCGTCTTCGTGGCGGCCAGCCGGGATGACGGCGACCGCGCGCCCAAGCTGGTGGACGCGTTCATGCGCAACCACCTGCCGGACCTGGCGCCGTACGTCGTCTACGCGGATGACAACGTGGCGCGGGCCTTCCAGGTCAGCGCCTTGCCGACGCTCTACTTCCTGGACCGGGACGGCAAGGTGATTGATGCGCAGCGGGGCTCGCTGTCCGAGGACGCCATCCGCAGGCGCATCGACCGGGCACTGAAGGCGCAGTGA
- a CDS encoding ABC transporter substrate-binding protein gives MRGRIAALLVAVLPVVALAQTQARPRVVAVKSANLAPYASVIAGFAAEARAEVQEVMLDESAGAAARLFKKLAAQKPAMILALGPLAANAARRSLGEDVPVLFAMVPYYEKYGLDGANVTGISLTSDLGPELDALKAVSPKVKRVGILHDPRFSAGTVTQARAAASSKGMSILPLELESGSRTEKVLDGAVGKVDALLMVADKTVGNAAVVQALISFAAANKLPLAALTPSQVKEGATLALSPSPTAIGQQAGRLANRIIHEKVNPGALAVVQPEGLDLSLNLTAARKLDPSSGAVLELLRLAARRDFAVKVYE, from the coding sequence ATGAGGGGCCGCATCGCCGCGTTGCTCGTCGCGGTGCTGCCCGTGGTGGCCCTGGCGCAGACGCAGGCCCGGCCCCGCGTCGTCGCGGTGAAGTCCGCCAACCTGGCGCCCTATGCGTCCGTCATCGCCGGCTTCGCGGCGGAGGCGCGCGCCGAGGTGCAGGAGGTGATGCTGGACGAAAGCGCGGGCGCCGCCGCGCGGCTCTTCAAGAAGCTGGCGGCGCAGAAGCCCGCGATGATTCTGGCCCTGGGGCCGCTGGCCGCCAACGCCGCGCGCCGCTCGCTGGGCGAGGACGTGCCGGTTCTCTTCGCCATGGTGCCGTACTATGAGAAGTACGGCCTGGATGGGGCGAACGTCACCGGCATCTCCCTCACCAGTGACTTGGGGCCGGAGTTGGACGCGCTGAAGGCCGTGTCGCCGAAGGTGAAGCGCGTGGGCATCCTGCATGACCCGCGCTTCTCGGCGGGAACGGTGACGCAGGCGCGGGCCGCGGCGTCCTCGAAGGGCATGTCCATCCTCCCGCTGGAGCTGGAATCGGGGAGCCGGACGGAGAAGGTGCTCGACGGGGCGGTGGGGAAGGTGGACGCGCTGTTGATGGTGGCGGACAAGACGGTGGGCAACGCCGCGGTGGTGCAGGCGCTCATCTCCTTCGCGGCGGCGAACAAGCTGCCGCTGGCCGCGCTGACGCCCAGCCAGGTGAAGGAGGGGGCAACGCTCGCGCTCTCGCCCAGTCCCACGGCCATTGGCCAGCAAGCCGGGCGGCTGGCCAACCGCATCATCCACGAGAAGGTGAATCCAGGAGCGCTGGCGGTGGTTCAGCCAGAGGGGCTGGACTTGTCCCTCAATCTCACCGCCGCCAGGAAGTTGGATCCGTCCTCCGGCGCCGTGCTGGAACTGCTCCGGCTCGCGGCGCGGCGGGACTTTGCCGTGAAGGTCTACGAGTGA
- a CDS encoding CFI-box-CTERM domain-containing protein, with protein MSAGLQPEELFQAARERAAQLDVGRGDAAVERVRAAASALFVRIPEPPVYRRAEDPSRKAAKALLPEVERVLAEALAAGRDGSAVAPLEKLVAALLAHGEALCHTADGRLEAAETAWRRAQELERAAHPTRHLVTSAPRPPPVFDKESRVSRYDPRSATQASVKLVCPNMGCKRVGDYAFLTNHAYNRFLCPACRTPFLAYFGELRGLEVEVGRSSKRYFFTVDEVGTTGSTRIEFEEASGQEFPSARRDLLAFVYTEARELKAVVNLTNQRLMWVSPASSCFVATVAFGDGAPELVAFRAYRDDVLRKSAPGRVFIRGYYRWGPDVAAWVSRRPVAREGVRWVLRRVHGRLTRSGFA; from the coding sequence ATGTCCGCGGGCTTGCAACCCGAAGAACTCTTTCAGGCGGCCCGTGAGCGGGCGGCGCAGTTGGACGTGGGGCGTGGCGACGCCGCGGTGGAGCGGGTGCGCGCGGCGGCCTCGGCGCTCTTCGTCCGCATCCCCGAACCCCCGGTGTACCGGCGCGCGGAGGACCCCTCTCGCAAGGCGGCCAAGGCCCTGCTCCCCGAAGTCGAGCGGGTGCTGGCGGAGGCGCTGGCCGCGGGGCGGGATGGCTCGGCGGTGGCGCCGCTGGAGAAGCTGGTGGCCGCGCTGCTGGCCCATGGCGAGGCGCTCTGCCATACGGCGGATGGCCGGCTGGAGGCCGCCGAGACGGCCTGGCGCCGCGCGCAGGAGCTGGAGCGCGCCGCGCACCCGACGCGTCACCTGGTGACGTCGGCGCCGCGGCCGCCACCGGTGTTCGACAAGGAGTCGCGCGTCTCGCGGTATGACCCGCGCTCGGCGACCCAGGCGAGCGTGAAGCTGGTGTGCCCGAACATGGGCTGCAAGCGGGTGGGGGATTACGCGTTCCTCACCAACCACGCCTACAACCGCTTCCTGTGCCCGGCGTGCCGCACGCCCTTCCTGGCGTACTTCGGCGAGCTGCGCGGGCTCGAGGTGGAGGTGGGCCGCAGCTCCAAGCGGTACTTCTTCACCGTGGACGAGGTCGGCACGACGGGGAGCACCCGCATCGAGTTCGAGGAGGCCAGCGGTCAGGAGTTCCCCTCCGCGCGGCGCGACCTGTTGGCCTTCGTGTACACGGAGGCGCGCGAGCTGAAGGCGGTGGTGAACCTCACCAACCAGCGGCTCATGTGGGTGAGCCCGGCGTCCTCGTGCTTCGTGGCGACGGTGGCCTTTGGCGACGGCGCGCCGGAGCTGGTGGCCTTCCGTGCGTACCGGGACGACGTGCTGCGGAAGAGCGCGCCGGGTCGCGTGTTCATCCGTGGCTACTATCGTTGGGGACCGGATGTGGCGGCCTGGGTGTCGAGGCGTCCGGTGGCTCGCGAGGGTGTGCGGTGGGTGTTGCGGCGGGTGCATGGCCGCCTGACGAGGAGTGGATTCGCGTGA
- a CDS encoding S1C family serine protease, with the protein MGWARGTRVILFAALVCALVLPAQATGRDQGRLWVESQNRSLQKQRSTLSDVARKAMPSVVSITTQQASDLQAAADGEEAQKGIGSGFIIHPDGYILTSAHVVEGAVEVVVSVLHPRGYVEEYEAIVVGEDARTDCALLKIAAPRKLPVLKLASASHVRSADWIVVIGNPFGLAHSVTVGVVSYMGRTDVTPNGRDGDFDYIQMDASINPGNSGGPVLDLHGDVVAVANAVNVAGQGIGFAIPIDIAKTVIPHLQNHGRVRRGWLGMSVQDFSPEVAEAFNLRRGRGVVVTDIVVGGPAERAGLQVGDVIVGLDQRSVRRAHALRWQVAARGVGRNVKFQVHRLGRPMKMTLRLEEMPSEQAPPASVATSAAGRPAGAPQSVLEELLSPVPRSKGRQAAPPAREAGPGTGGSGQDTRVP; encoded by the coding sequence ATGGGCTGGGCGCGAGGCACGAGGGTCATCCTGTTCGCCGCGCTGGTGTGCGCGCTGGTCCTGCCAGCGCAAGCCACCGGCCGCGACCAGGGACGGCTGTGGGTGGAGTCGCAGAACCGCTCCCTCCAGAAACAACGCTCCACTTTGAGTGACGTGGCCCGCAAGGCCATGCCCTCCGTGGTCTCCATCACCACGCAGCAGGCCTCCGACCTGCAGGCCGCGGCGGACGGTGAAGAAGCCCAGAAGGGCATCGGCTCCGGCTTCATCATCCACCCCGACGGCTACATCCTCACCAGCGCGCACGTGGTGGAGGGCGCGGTGGAGGTCGTCGTCTCCGTCCTGCACCCGCGGGGCTACGTGGAGGAGTACGAGGCCATCGTCGTTGGCGAGGACGCGCGCACGGACTGTGCGCTGCTGAAAATCGCCGCGCCTCGCAAGCTGCCGGTGCTGAAGCTGGCCTCCGCGTCGCACGTGCGGTCGGCGGATTGGATTGTCGTGATTGGCAACCCGTTCGGCCTGGCCCACTCGGTGACGGTGGGCGTGGTCAGCTACATGGGCCGCACGGACGTGACGCCCAACGGACGGGACGGCGACTTCGACTACATCCAGATGGACGCCTCCATCAACCCGGGCAACTCCGGGGGCCCGGTGCTCGACCTGCACGGCGACGTGGTGGCGGTGGCCAACGCCGTCAACGTCGCGGGCCAGGGCATCGGCTTCGCCATTCCCATCGACATCGCGAAGACGGTGATTCCACACCTCCAGAACCACGGCCGCGTGCGGCGCGGCTGGCTGGGCATGAGCGTGCAGGACTTCTCCCCCGAGGTGGCGGAGGCCTTCAACCTGCGCCGGGGCCGGGGCGTGGTGGTGACGGACATCGTCGTGGGCGGCCCCGCCGAGCGCGCTGGCCTCCAGGTGGGTGACGTCATCGTCGGACTGGACCAGCGCAGCGTCCGGCGCGCCCATGCGCTGCGTTGGCAGGTCGCCGCCCGGGGCGTGGGGCGCAACGTGAAGTTCCAGGTCCACCGGCTCGGTCGTCCCATGAAGATGACGCTGCGGCTGGAGGAGATGCCGTCCGAACAGGCCCCTCCGGCCTCCGTGGCCACCAGCGCCGCCGGACGGCCCGCGGGCGCGCCCCAGTCGGTGCTGGAGGAGCTGCTGTCCCCGGTGCCCCGCTCGAAGGGCCGCCAGGCGGCTCCGCCCGCCCGGGAAGCCGGGCCTGGCACGGGAGGTTCTGGGCAGGACACCCGCGTGCCCTGA